DNA sequence from the Pseudophryne corroboree isolate aPseCor3 chromosome 6, aPseCor3.hap2, whole genome shotgun sequence genome:
GCACCCCCCATCCCTACACACACTGACTCTAACCCTGCACCAACTCGCTGCactaccctacccctaatcctgctcCCCACATGCAGtatcgcacacactacactacctctctcCCTGCTTtaactacacctaaccctgcaacCCCTTCCCACACACAATCGATCACCCTGCACTACTGCTCATcctgcacccccccacacacactgaccctaaccctgcaccagctccccacaCTGCGCTACCCCTAATCCTGCTCCCCACATGCAGTATCgcacaccctgcacacactacgCTACCTCTCTCCCTGCTCTACACTACTCCTAACCCTgtaacccctccccacacacactatcgATCACCCTGCACTACTGCTCATCCTGTACCCACTCCCCATACACACTTAACTACAATACCTCTAAccttgcatttttatttttttttgcaggcaAAATCTGCACTTAGTAGAATATGCTCCTGAATGTCTAaagggggggtactcatggagcgataatctaagcaatctgactagattacgtagattttaagcatgatcgctccgtgtgtaccacctacagcgatagctatgcgcaaccccgcgcatcgatatcgctggtgctagattggccggtcatgcaggccaatctaacagatcgctcatttcacccgctgggtgaaatgagctgcgcgccccccccccaggagagtggggcctccatccagaggtgttcacggaggtgagaaATCtttgggggttcctcaaatagacatgatggccttctgcctcaacaaaaaactttggaggtattgttccaggtcaagagacccgcaggcagtggcggtggacgccctggtaactccgtgggtgttccagtcggtgtacgtgtttcatcCACTTACAccaattccaagaattctaaagctcataaagagaacaggagttcaggcaatcctcattgctccggactgcccaagaagggcttggtatgtggatcttctggatctattgctggaagagcagaggcctcttcctcttcaggaggacctgctgcagcaggggccgttcgcttatcaagacttaccgcggctacatttgacgggatggaagttgaacgccagatcttagcttggaaggggtaTTCCGAACTAGGTTATTAAtagcctgatacaggctaggaaaggagtaatgtctaaacattaccatcgcatttggaaaaattatgtgtcttggtgtgagtccaagaagtttcctacagtggggtttcaactgggacgttttctcctcttcctgcatgcaggtgtggatatgggcctgcggttgggatctgtaaaggtccaaatttcgtccctatccattttcttccagaaacagttggcttccatccctgaggttcagacgtttttttgaaaggggttctgcacatccagcctccctttgtgccacgtacggcaccctgggatcttaatgtggtgttacagtttctctattcggattggttcaaacctctaccagaggttgaggtcaagtttctcacgtggaaggctgtcactctgttggctttagcttctgctagacgtgtgtcagagttgggggctttatcctgtaagagcccattcttaatcttccatgaagatagagctgagctccggccacgtccgcagttccttccgaaggttgtgtcggcatttcatatcaaccaacctattgtggtgccagttgctactaactcctcaatttcatcaaagtctttggatgttgtaagggctctaaaaatctatgtgaagaggactgctcgtcacaaaaaaacagactctctgtcctgtatgatcccaagaaaatggtgtatcctgcttctaagcagactatatctcgctggatcaggttcactatccagcatgcatattgtacggcaggattgccgtatcctacatctgttaaggcccactctactcgtaaggtggatccttcctgggtggctgcccggggtgtctcggctttaccgagtggttacttggtctgggtcgaacacgtttgctaagttttacaagttcgatactttggcctctgaggacctgacgtttggtcagtcagttctgtaggagcctccgtgctctcccttccattctgggtactaatgtagaccccagcatcctctaggctgtaagagaaaataggattttaattacctaccggtaaatccttttctcgtcgtccgtagaggatgctgggcgcccgcccagcgcttcgtgatcctgcagtggttacttagttcagtactgcttagttctgggtaagtactgtcttgttacttggtaagtgatcctgttcagccattgctgatgtttcaagctagttagcttggtttgccttgtgcgtgagctggtgtgaatctctccactatctgtgttaaatccttatatcgaagttgtccgtctgctcaggcacagtttctagaccgagtctggtaggaggggcatagagggaggagccagcccacactctcaaagtgacagtggctcctagtggacccatgtatatgccatggtactaatgtggaccccagcatcctctacagactatgagaaaaggatttaccggtaggtaattaaaatcctatttttactgggaggggggggggataattaAAGGTGTTACGGAATAGAGTAAAGAGAGGGGGTGTCCATTTATAGCACCATGACCGTCCTAGTGCTGGAGAATTGCTAGACTGAAACTAAGGGTACCTGGCCAGGAGGCatttagagagagagagtgttgttTAGAGAGGCACGAATGTACTCCAATGAGATTATATACCACATTTGATTTAATAGAGCGGTTTGTAAGGGAGGCAGTGAATGTTTCTACTCCCTGGAAATAATaaactaggggcctgattcagatgtgtttGGAGGAGACATCGCTGTTGCTTCCTTGGAAGCAAtgatgcactaatatggtaatgcagcaggatgcgtctgatATAAGTAGATCCCTCCTGCATGCGTGATCCATGCTGCTTCCTAGGACACAACATTGGATCACTTGTGACACCATTGGTCGGCCTCATGACCCATGGGGTCGTGTACGCCGGTCACCGCAGTTCCTGCTTTGGCACTCCCTTAAAAGTCGTTACCAACTCTCAAAGATGGCTTTAgaaattaaggggcagatgtattaagtgataaaagcagtgatgagtgcaaggtgataatgcaccagccaatcagctcccatatgtaaattgacaggagctgattgaaagGTGACAATGCACCAGCCACTTATCacttccaggattaatacatctgccctaaagtTCTGTTTGTTCAGAAGTACAGGACTCGGAGCAATCCTAAAGTACACCTACTGACTGTCACCTAAACACAGTGGAGGCAGCTATTATGTGTGCTGGACCAGAACAAAAACCAGATTcttcaggtactttgcaaaatggaTCCTAGTGAACCAATATCTGGTATTGGTTAGTCACACAACAGATATGCCTCCTCTATGAGAGACAGAGGTGCATGGATGTGCCGTTTACAATTGAACTTTATGTATTAAAATGGGTGTTGCTAGCCTATACCATGTTGTGATGGTGTCCCTTAGTACCTCCTCTGACCGAGACTGATGAAGAGATGGGAGATATCCTCCCCCATCCCTGAATGACTGTTCATTGGCCATACATGGTGAACGAAGAACACCAACATGTCAAGGACCAGATCATTTgaatgagtgatagggagaggaggTTTCAAAGTGCTTTGTGCGAGAACATGCTGTACCGTCTGTAACCTCTGGAGAAGGGTACAAATTGTGCTTCCTGTCATCTGaatatttttaatataaaaatttGTTGGTCTATGCACACCAATGAAGGAgcagtcacttaaaaaaaaaaaaaaaaaatgggaacaaCCAACAAAAAACATTTATTTGGACAAAAAAGGAATATAATGAAAGTATACAAAACAATGCACTGTGTTCTTAAAACCTCTAAATCGGTAAAGGGCTTATGCAAAGCATTATAGCACAACCAATTACTGAAATCCAAACCAAATCGTTTAGGAGAATGGCAAttgttattttacactgcaaatgtcATTTTGAAAACCGCTACAAGAGacttaatattaatatatatatataaatatatatatatatatatatatatatatatatatatatatatatatatatatatatatatttctgcatatATGACACAGTTATGTCCCAGGTCACATCAACAGGGATTAAAGAGGTATTTCCCCCATGTCCTACTAATCAATATATAGTCCACACATGAGGAACTCCATCGCATCAGGAAAGTGACCGAAGCCAAGGACAGGCGGTTTCTTACATAACTAAATGTGGAGCGATCCCTAGGTTTGTGGTTGAGCCGAATAACGTTCTCCGGGTCCGGGTTCTGTGGTTGTAGCATACGTAACACCTTCAGATTTACGTGGCGCATTATGCGTTGTACGCGTTtcatgtgtagtagtagtagtagttcctAGAACAGAAGACTGATCCCTGTtcgaattaaaaaaaaatacaaaatttagTACTGACCACAAATCATTCAATGTTAGATAACTATTGATGTGTTTAAGAATACTTTAGCATGTCTTGggagaaaaaaattaaataaaaaaagccTTGTCTGATAGGGAGAAGGAGCTCCTGGCTGAACCTACATATCCATGGTAAAGTAGGTCTACTGCCCCagccatcaaaaaaaaaaaaaaaaaaaaagttgccagACCACACTGTTGATTACAAAGAGTGGTAGCTGATATGTGGAGATTTAATTGTTGGTCATCAGAGGCTGTTAAAAAATAAAACCACACAACTTTCAGAACAACTAACTTTAAAGATATTAGAGTGTTATTATGGCACATTCATTCAATTAGTATATCCCTTCCCCAGAGTGGAGAACAGTGCCTTCAAATTGGTCACCCGGCATTGTCCGCACAGCCTCTTTAAAGGATAAATTCATCTATAACAATTCTGGCTCCTAGTCTCTCCCGCTGTAATGATTTTACTTATGTAGGCACTTGGCtgatctgcagtgtctgtttgtgcGTCCTGCGCTGGGCCATTGTAGGCAACGATGAACACACCAATTTGTGTTATTACCAGAGTGCAAGAATGAAGGTATTGTATTTTTCTTAGTTTACTTAATACTACACAGAACAAAACACTTAATTGAGGATGGCATTAGTTACTATGTTAAAGACCCTGCAAGCATTCTACATCAACTTATTGCTACGAGCGTGTAACATACATGACAACTGGTACAGGGATTCCCCTGATCACAGCTTTAGAAAAAGCTACAAATTACATTCTAGGATTCATTCACCTCCTCTCCATACTGTACCCTCCACTACTACCCATGTTCAAACAGTTGAAATATTACGGATGCTCCGTTTGAAAACAAGAATAAAAAAATATCTTCAAATAGAAATCAAAAACACTTACACAAGGTTGGAAATAACTGCTGCAACGAGACCTGCCAAGATGAGGAACATCAGTACGCTGAGAATAGATGTGATTACAAtcattccaccgcttctgccaccgGGCCAGGTGTCCATGTTCCCAGGGGATTTACCTGAAAGAAAATGTGGATAATGTACTAGCAATCCATTAATGGAAAAGTAACTACTACATTCAACATACAGAGAGGCTGGGGCTTCCACTTTAGGGGGGACTTGTTGGGAGGGGGaggcatagttacatagttagggaGGTTGAAGAGAGGCAAAATGCTCATCGGATTCAACAtgcattctgtgttaagctgttcctcTTATAATGcggctgctgaagtaatggtttagtatcaattgacaactatggttcttaccactcccagatatttaatgtcattatgttaaatgctatagccctggatactttttccagttagaaatttgtccaatccacttttaaatgcatttacagagtctgccatttacctgttctggcagggagttccaaatctttattgcccttaccgtaaagaaccctttcctatgttgtgtacgaaattctctctcctctagcctcagcgagtgcccacgtgtcctattcagacttttttaaataaacaaatcccctgctaactctttgtagtgaccctttacatatttgaagatattaataatgtctcctcttagacatctcttttctagtgtatacatatttaacctagtaagcctttcctcatactccagtgtctctaaacctTCAATCAATTTAGTAggccgcctttgaaccctttctaacacctcgatatttttttttttacatataatatcgtgcccaaaattgaacacaatattgcaggtggggacgtaccaatgatttgtacagcagcaggattacatccttgtcccaaTACCCcggtttatgcacgcaagcactttacttgccttctttgctgcattttgactgtGTACGGTTGTTAAGCCCATTATCTATGAGCTCCCTCAAATATTTTACCACCACAGTTCCCCCTAtagtttccccatttagagtgtaagatgcaagtgtgttttttgtcccaaaatgcataactttgcatttttctatattgaacctcattctccatttagacgcccaggtttcaagattaaataattaattctgtagagactccacatcgctttctgaattaattaccttacacagtttagtatcgctgcaaagattgatactgtgaTTTCCAGGCCTATTCATAGATAATTGATAAATATAGTGCAGTAGCGGGCCAGgtacggacccttgcggtattccgctgactatttgtgcccagctggagaacatcccattgaccacaacTCATTGTACTATGTTATCCAGCCAATtcattatccatgtacaaataatatatcctaggccaagttcccttaatttgatgtctcttgtgaggcactgtatcgaagacttttgcaaaatctaaaaagaccacatccactgcttttccctggtcaagattctcgctcacttcctcgtagaagccaaTTAAGTTAGTTGACATGATctgccccttacaaacccatgctgactttcgcTAATAATTTTAATAGCATGCAGATAattctctatgctatccctcaaaattccttccaacatTTTACCCACTACAGCAGAATTTGTTCCAAGGGCCCCTTAGCTATGCCAGATCACAAAGATTCCTATGGTGAGAACTTATGGTGTGTAAATTTCAGGAAACAGATCTGTGAAATGTAGGCAGTGCTCTCATATTAATACAACTTTTGTAAATGTGTGTCTAGAACGCAAAGGACATTTCAGATTGAAAGGCTTTTTATGTTCTATACCTGTACTAGTGGTGATTTGGGATGACCAGTCTGATTCATACACCATGTTTCCATTTGAATTGTAAAACAAATActtaaatctgaaaaaaaaaaaaaaaaagtaaaaaaacgtgAACACAATCATTGCTTAGTAAAGAAGACagaaaggggatggggggggggggggagcacaaatCATTCCCCAGCCATGCAAAGTGGACCTTGGCTGTCTGCTCCAGACATGTGCATTCTAGCCAGTCAGAATCGCGACCAGGCCGCCTGTCATTGCTGCAGAGGTCTACCAGAGATTTTTCAAATATTATAAGCAGATCAGATCCCAACTCATTTTTTAGAAAGACCTCGACAAATtgtagctagaatttgattggttgctatcaaGGAACAGCTcgtcctctttagaagatttggAAGATCTCCCCCAGagagtttttacactgcaatgatgTCCGTTGATGTTGGCATTGACCAGTTTATATAATCCCTCATCATATCGGCTGTTAGAGGCAGGCATAGCCGACTGTATGATGGGGTTACGTGCCAGACCCTACAGGCCTCCTGtgacgtggaggggggggggggggggtctgtctaGTTGGCTAATCCGGTGCATGTTGCACATGGGTATAGAAGCATAGCTGGAGATTGCAGTCTGTATCCTACAGCACAGAGGATTCTCCCAGAACCTTGTTTATGATACTCCTAACGGCAGCACTGGGAATTTATTCAGGTGCTACAGGTGTCTCCATTACGGGCGGAGAGTGGTAGCTTCCTCTTATTAGTGCAACAAATACCTTTTCCACACCGCCGCTCCAACCCAGGTCATAGCAGGGAGAGGGAGTGTGTCCCCCCCCTCCCATTGGGGTGGGGGTGTACAAACATGTTCAGACAGATACCTGCTGTAATAGAGGCAGATAAAAATCCTACTGCTAACTGAATGCCCCATAACGTGTGGAGAACACTTGatcggggcagatatattaagcctggacaagtgattaagcagtgataagtgcaaggtgataactcaccagccaatcagctgctaatttacatattggagcagattggctggtgcgttatcatcaccttgcacatatcactgctttatcacttctctcctCTCCATGTAGCCACTTGGTGATCCAGGCGATAGTTGTGAGCAGACAGGAGGGAGTCAGGAACTCATAAAATGCTACATAGATGGATTACTAAAGGATTCCGTTACATCAGAATTTTGGTTTGCAAAATAAGCTTGATGTCTAAAAATAATTACCCAACCCCCAGAGTTGGTGACTCTAtatcaaacatactgtacataaatacatATCCCCCCTCCTCCATCACCCAAAGTCATTCTCAAACAGGTTCCACGGTAATTGTCCACTACATACAGTTACGTTTCGGAAAAACCATCACTGCCAGCTGTAAAGATAACAAGCCAGCTGCCCCACAAAGCCttatttttactgtgcattgatggcGCGACATCAAACCTCCTGCCCAGCTCTTTGCTTCATTTACTCACCTGTAACCGGTGCCATTCTTGAGTGGTCCATTGCAAGGAATTTTATTAAAGCAGTTTTCATCGTTCCCCACTCGGACAATGTATCGGTCCAGAATGCTTTGCACAACGGAGGGGTCGCCTAGCTGAGAGATCACAGGGGTATTGGTGCAGTTGGGGTTTTCAAAAGTTGCCGCCAAGTACGGAGCTGTAGACCCGGCACCCGTTGTGGTGTAGGTATTGGTGCTAGAAATGGCTGTGCTTGGGGCACCTGAAAACAAAAACACAATGAAAAACAGACGTTAGTGTCAATATACATGGGCCACAATGTTTTCACATAGGGAGGGAGAGACCTAGGCACTTGTTCATAAACCCTTCTTAGAGTTTATATAATAATTATTTTCTAAAGATACAAAGGCTTCTGCTTTTATTTATATGTATAATGCTATTTTAATATTAAATTAGTTAACGATCTTCACAATAACTGCCCCAACCAGAGCAATTTAactgaagaaaaaataaaataaaacccaaTACTTACCATTCGTCGCTACATACAGCGAGACCACGGCTGGAGCTACACTTATATAG
Encoded proteins:
- the UPK3A gene encoding uroplakin-3a isoform X2, translated to MMSAQFQVPLLASSNVCRFNPTQTTIALEKPYCFYISVAPAVVSLYVATNGAPSTAISSTNTYTTTGAGSTAPYLAATFENPNCTNTPVISQLGDPSVVQSILDRYIVRVGNDENCFNKIPCNGPLKNGTGYRFKYLFYNSNGNMVYESDWSSQITTSTGKSPGNMDTWPGGRSGGMIVITSILSVLMFLILAGLVAAVISNLVDQSSVLGTTTTTTHETRTTHNAPRKSEGVTYATTTEPGPGERYSAQPQT
- the UPK3A gene encoding uroplakin-3a isoform X1 — protein: MGALNCFFVFVWLLQNCLAQFQVPLLASSNVCRFNPTQTTIALEKPYCFYISVAPAVVSLYVATNGAPSTAISSTNTYTTTGAGSTAPYLAATFENPNCTNTPVISQLGDPSVVQSILDRYIVRVGNDENCFNKIPCNGPLKNGTGYRFKYLFYNSNGNMVYESDWSSQITTSTGKSPGNMDTWPGGRSGGMIVITSILSVLMFLILAGLVAAVISNLVDQSSVLGTTTTTTHETRTTHNAPRKSEGVTYATTTEPGPGERYSAQPQT